Sequence from the Actinocatenispora sera genome:
TGCTGGACCGGCCGAATCCCTGTGGCGGCAAGGCGTACGGCCCGATGATGACCGCCGGCTACGAGTCCGGCGTGGGCAAGAAGGAGATCGTCCAGCAGCACGGGATGACCACCGGCGAGCTGGCCCGTTTCTACAACGGCGAGTTCCTGCCAAGCGCCGCCGGCCGGTCGGTGGACCTGTCCGTGGTGCAGGTCAGCAACTGGCGCACCGACCAGCTCGGCACCGACCTGACCTACCTGCCGTGGGTGCTGCCCAGCCCGAACATGCCGACCCAGACCTCCGCCCTGGTCTACCCCGGTACCTGCATGTTCGAGGGCACCAACGCCGCCGAGGGACGCGGCACCACCCGGCCGTTCGAGCTGATCGGCGCGCCGTACCTGGACTACCACTGGAGCGACCGGCTCAACGCCGCCGACCTGCCCGGGGTGCGGTTCCGCGAGGCCTACTTCACGCCGACGTTCAACAAGTACGCCAACACGCTGTGCAACGGCTTGGAGGTGGAGATCGTCGACCCGGCGCGGTACGACCCGATCGCCACCGCGGTGCACATGCTGGTGGAGGCGAAGAAGTACGACGGGTTCGCCTGGCGCTACGACGACTACGACCCGGTGCGGCCGTACTGGATCGACAAGCTGACCGGCTCGCCCCGGCTGCGCACGATGATCGACGACGGCGCCGGCGCGTCCGATGTGATACATGCATGGTCGGGTGAATTGTCCGCGTTCCGCGCCCAGCGTCGTCGCTACCTGCTGTACTCCGGTCCGGGACGATGAGTTTTACTGAGCGCCGGCCGAGGCGTACCAGCATCGGTGTCGGAGCCCGCGCAACCGTCGACTGCGACACTGGTCCCAGCACCGGCTGACCGAACCGCCGGAGAGATCGAGGTGCCTCGCCAGTGTCCAAGACTGCCAACGATGCCGCGCCCGGCGGCCTGATCGTGCACGTCAGCGGGCTGCTGCCGGCGCTGTCACCGGCCGAACAGCGAGTCGCCCGCCTCGTCATCGCAGATCCGGCCGCCGCCGCGCGGCAGACCATCACCGAGCTGGCGTCGGCCGCCGGTACCTCCGAGGCCACGGTGATCCGGTTCTGCCGTTCGGTCGGCATGAGCGGGTACCCGCAGCTGCGGATCCGGCTGGCGGCCGAGGCGGCGCGCCGGGTCGAGCCGCCGGACGCCCGCGTGGTCGGCGGCGACATCCCGCCCGGCGCGGACATGGCGCAGATCATCGCGACGATCTCGTTCAACGACGCGCGGGCGGTGGAGGAGACCGCCGAGCAGCTCGACGTCGCCGCCTGCGAGCAGGCGGTGGCGGTGCTGTCCGCGGCCGGCCGGGTCGACGTGTTCGGCGTCGGTGCGAGCGGTTCGGTGGCGGCCGACTTCCAGCAGAAGCTGCACCGCATCGGCCGGACCGCGTTCTACTGGCCGGACACCCACACCGCGCTGACCAGCGCGGCGCTGCTGGGCAAGGGCGACGTCGCGCTCGGCATCTCGCACACCGGTACCACCACCGACTGCGTCGACGTGCTCGACCAGGCCCGGCGGCAGGGCGCCACCACGATCGCGCTGACCAACTACCCGCGCTCGCCGATCGCCGAGGTGGCCGACGTGGTGCTGACCACCGCGGCGCGGGAGACCACGTACCGTTCCGGTGCGATGGCGAGCCGGCTGGCCCAGCTGACCGTGGTCGACTGCCTGTTCGTCGGCGTCGCGGCGAAGAACCGGACCCGCACCAAGCGCAACCTGGAGGCCACCGCCGAGGCGGTCGCGTCCCGCCGGGCGACCGCCAACCGCCGCCGCGGCTGACCGCTGCCGCGGCTGACCGCCGCCGCGCTGACTGCCGCGGCGGGCCGCTGTCGCGAGTCGCCGTGGCTGGGTGCCCGCGTGACCGGTGCCGCGGAGACCGCCGTGGGTCGGTCAGACGGCGCGTCGGTCGATCGGGTGCCGCATTTCGGGCCGGGCTGCGGAAAACCACCACAGAACCTACGATCGACGGGCACTTCATTTCGGTTCGGGCACGGCCGGGGAGGCACCGATGGGTACTCGTCACTGGTGGTCGGACAGGCGGGCGTTCGCCCTCGGCGCCGTGGCGGCCGCCGCCGTGCTGCTGGCCGGCTGCGGCTCGTCGCACGACGACGCGGCCGGTTCGGGCCCGAGCGGTACCGGCGGGCACTCGGCGCACGGCAGCGGCAGCCCCGCCCCGAGCGGCAGCCTGCAGATCTCGGCCGACCCCGGCTCGTCTGGGAAGTCGGGCTCCGGCGGTACCTCGTCCGGCGGGAAGAGCACCGGCGGCAAGGGCTCCGGCTCCGGATCGACCGCCGCCTCCGGGGGCGGCGCGGTGCCCGCATCGAAGCGCTGCCGGCCCGGCCAGCTCAAGGCGACGGTACGGCCGCTCGGTGCCGCCGCCGGCACCCACCACGCGTCGATCATCCTGACCAACACCGGCGGCAGCTGCCAGTCGTCCGGCTACGTCGGGCTGCAACTGGTGTCCGCCTCCAACGGCAAGATCGCCACCTCGGTCCTGCACGACACCGCGCAGCGGCCCCGCACCGTGACGCTCAAGGCGCACGCCACCATGTACGCGCCGGCCAGCTGGGGCGCGGTGGCAAGCAGCGGCGAGTCGCAGACCGGAAACTGCGAGCCCGCGCCGCACGGGCTGCAGGTGGCGCTACCCGGCGCCTCCGGTACGGCGCACGCGGCCTGGTCGTACGGGCCGGTCTGCGGCCACGGCGCGATCACCGTCGGCCCGCTGGCGTCGGGTTCCGGCCCCGCCGGCGGCTGACGCCACCCCGCCGGGAACGTCGGGGTCGGCCTGGTCCGGGCCCCGCCAGCGCCGCCGGATCCGGGGCCCCGCCAGCGCCGCCGGATCCGGGCATCGCCAGCGCCGCCGGAGCCCGGGGATGACACCGGGCACCGGCGGCGTGGGATCTCACGGGGTGTCGGTGAGGTCCTCTTCCCAGTACTCGTGGGTCGAGCGCACCGCGGCGTCGGTGCCGCTGCCGTGCACCTGCTCCTCGCGCTTGCGCAGGTCGACCCGGCGGATCTTGCCGGAGATGGTCTTCGGCAGCTCGGCGAACTCCAGCCGTCGCACCCGCTTGTACGGCGCCAGGTGCTCCCGGGCGTAGCGCAGGATGTCGCGGGCGGTCGCCGCATCGGGTGCCACGCCGGCGGCGAGCACCACGTACGCCTTGGGTACCGCGAGGCGCACCGGGTCCGGGCCCGGCACCACCGCGGCCTCGGCCACCGCCGGGTGCTCCAGCAGTACGCTCTCCAGCTCGAACGGGGAGATCCGGTAGTCCGCCGCCTTGAACACGTCGTCGGCGCGGCCCACGTAGGTCAGGTAGCCGTCGGTGTCCCGGCTCGCCACGTCGCCGGTGTGGTACCGCCGGCCGCGCATCGCGTCCGCGTTGCGCTCCGCGTCGTCGCGGTACCCGGTCATCAGCGGCACCGGTCGGCGGTCCAGGTCGATGCAGATCTCGCCCTCGACCCCGGGCTCGGTCACCACCGTGTCGGTGGCCGGGTCGACCAGGGTGATCTGGTACCCGGGCAGCGGCCGCCCCATCGAGCCGAGCTTGAGCGGCGCGCCGGGCGGGTTCCCGATCTGGCAGGTGGTCTCGGTCTGGCCGTACCCGTCCCGGATGGTCAGCCCCCAGGCACGCCGGACCTGTTCGATGACCTCGGGGTTGAGCGGCTCGCCGGCGCTGGCCACCTCGCGCAGGCTCAGCCGCGCTGCCGACAGGTCGGCCTGGATGAGCATCCGCCACACGGTCGGTGGCGCGCAGAACGTGGTCACCGCCGCGTCGCGCAGCACGCCCAGCAACGCCGCCGGGTCGAACCGTTGGTAGTTGTAGACCAGCACGGTGGCGCCGGCGTTCCACGGCGCGAACAGGTTGCTCCAGGCGTGCTTGGCCCAGCCCGGCGAGGAGATGTTGAGGTGCACGTCGCCCGGCCGCAGCCCGAGCCAGTACATCGTCGACAGGTGCCCGACCGGGTAGCTCTGGTGGGTGTGCTCGACCAGCTTGGGCTGCGCGGTGGTGCCGGAGGTGAAGTAGAGCAGCAGCGGGTCGGTCGCCGCGGTGTCCGGCTCCGGCGGCAGGCCGCCGAACCCGTACGCGTCGGCGTAGCGCAGCCAGCCCTCGACCGGTTCGCCGACCGCGATCCGGGTGTACGACCCGGGCACGTCGGCGAACTTCGCCGCGTCGGCGGAGCGGGCCACCACGTGCCGGGCCTCGCCCCGGTGTACCCGGTCGCGCAGGTCGGCGGGCCCGAGCAGGGTGGTGGCGGGGATGACCACGGCGCCCAGCCGCAGCAGCGCGAGCAGCGTCTCCCACAGCTCGATCTGGTTGCCGAGCATCACGATGACGCGCTCGTTGCGGGCCACCCCCTCGGCGGCGAGCCACGCCGCGAGCTGGGTGGACCGCTCGGTCAGGTCGGCGAAGGTCAGTTCGGTGTCGCTGCCGTCCTCCTCGATGACCCGCAGCGCGATCTGGTCCGGCCGTTGCGCGGTGAGTACCGCGTCGAACCAGTCCCGGGCCCAGTTGAAGCTGGTCAACTCCGGCCAGGAGAACTCGCGGTAGGCCCGGTCGTAGTCCTCTTCGGCCGCCAGCAGGAAGTCTCGGGCCGCGCGGAATAACGCCGTGCCGTCACCGGTTGGAGTGGTGGTCGTCTCACTGTGTGCCATGCGCGCCCCTCTCGGACGTCTCACCAGTGTTGCGGGTGGGCTCGATGATCAGGTGGGCTCGATGATCAGGGAAGCCGGCGAGCGGCCGGCGAGCCTGGCAACAGTGTGGTGCGCCGGACGCCGTGGTGGGGGTGTCGGAGAGGTTTTCAGCTTTCTCCCAGTCTCTACCAGGGTTGGCCGCAGGCGAGGACGGTTACATGAAGGGACCGGGGGACTACCGGATCGGCCGCGGGGGCAGCCGGTTGCGGTGATTGGCCATACACCCTAGCTCGGAATCACTCCGGTCGGTAGGACGTTGTACGCAGTGGCAGGGCGCACAGCGGGCAGCTCAGCACAACGGGAGGACGGCGAACGTGGCGAACGACACGGGTATCCGCACCGACAAAGTCGCCGAGGAGCGCGACCTGGTCGGTGTGTACCTGCACGAAATTTCCAGGACGCCGTTGTTGGACGCGGCCGGCGAGGTCGACATCGCGAAGGCGGTCGAGGCCGGGCTCTACGCCGACAAGCTGCTCGAAGCCGGACAGACGGTGCACGGCGCCTCGAAGGCGGAGCTGACTCGGCTGGTGGTCGAGGGGCAGCGGGCCAAGGAGCAGTTCGTCAAGGCGAACCTGCGGCTCGTCGTCTCCATCGCCCGGCGGTACGTGCGCAGCGGCATGCCGATGCTCGACCTCATCCAGGAGGGCAACACCGGTCTGGTCCGCGCGGTCGAGAAGTTCGACTACGAGCGCGGCTTCAAGTTCTCCACCTACGCGACCTGGTGGATCCGGCAGGCGATCAGCCGGGCCATCGCGCAGCAGGAGCGCACCGTGCGACTGCCGGTGCACCTGGTCGAGGACGTCAACCGGATGCGCAACATGACCCGCCAGCTCACCCGTGAGCTGGGCCAGGAGCCCGAGGCCGAGCAGCTGGCGAAGGGGCTGGGCGTCAGCGTCGAGCGGATCAACGAACTCAAGCGCTGGTCGCAGGACACGGTGTCGCTGGACACCCCGGTCGGCGACGACGGCGACACCAACCTCGGCGACCTGGTCGCCGACACCGACTCGCCCAGCCCGGAGGATCTGGTGCTGGCCGGGATGGAGCGCGACCGGGTGGACGGGCTGCTCGGCCACCTGGACGACCGGTCCGCCGGCATCGTCCGCGCCCGGTACGGGCTGGACGACGGGCGGGAGCACTCGCTCACCGAGGTGGCGCAGCGGTTCTCGCTGTCCCGGGAGCGGATCCGGCAGCTGGAGATCCAGGCGCTGCACCGGCTGCGCGAGCTGGCCGGTTCCGGCGGCCTGGACGCCGCCTGACCGCATCCACCAGCACGAACGACGGCCGACCCCGAGGGGGTCGGCCGTCGTTTCGTCTTCGGCCCCGAACGCCGTACCGTCCGGTGCCGGCGCGGTTCGTCAGCCGCCGGCGGCGCTGCCGGCCGATTGGCTGCCGGTCGAGTCATTGCCGGCGGTGCCGGTCGAGTCGCTGCCGGCCGAGTCGTGCGCGGCGGTGCCGGCCGAGTCTTTGCCGGGTCGTGCCTCGCCGGCCGGTCCGCGATCGGTGGCCTCGTCCTCGGCGGCCTCGCAGAGCAGCCGGACCGCCGCGGCGACGGTACGCAGGCCGTCGGTGTCCAGCCGTTCCAGCAACCGCCGGGTGGCGAACTCGCCGGCCTCGTTGAGCCGGTCCAGCAGCCGCCGGCCGGTAGCGGTCAGCTCGACCCGGCGCACCCGGCGGTCGTTCGGGTCCTCGCGCCGGCTGACCAGGTGCTGAGCGGCGAGCCGGTCGACGATGCCGGTGACGGTGGCGAGCCGGACGCCGAGCACGTCGGTGAGCGCCTGACCGGAGCTTGCCCCGCGCGCCAGCGCGATCAGGACCTTGAGCTGCTGCATCGTCAGGTTGAGGTCGAGCAGGGGGCTCGGCCGCAGCCGGGTCGCCGCCTGCTGGAGCCGCTGCCCGTCCGCCAGGATCCTGCCGATCAGCTCGTCGCCGGTGACCACGTCCGTCTCCCCAGTCATTTCGTATCCGGCGAGCCACTGTCCGTGCACGGTCGGGGGCCGGTGCCGGCCGGATACTTCGGGTCAGCCAAACTGTTTTTCTGAACCGTACTAGTGATCGCGGCTGTGCGCCGGACTGGCGGGTCCGAGCGGCGCCGCGATCACCCCGGTCAGACCATATGAGGGCATCGCCGCCCGAAGGCCCCGGACAACGAGGGGAAAGCCAGTATGTGGCTGCTGTCCCGGCTCAGTCTTGCCAACCGTAGTCTCGTCGCCCTGATCACCGTCGTGATCATCGGCTTCGGGGCGTTCTCCATTCCATCGCTGCGCCAGCAACTGCTGCCGTCGCTGGAGTTCCCGATCGCCGCGGTCCTGATCACCGATCAGGGCGCCTCGCCCCAGGTGGTCGAGGAGCAGGTCACCACGCCGATCGAGGACGCCATCCAGGCGGTACCGAATCTGGAGAGCGTCACCTCGACCTCGCAGTCCGGGTCGGCCACCGTGCTCGCCCAGTTCGAGTACGGCACCGACCTGGACGACGCGACCAACAAGATCGAGCAGGCGGTCAACCGGATCGACGCGCAGCTGCCGGACAACGCGCAGACCAGCGTGTTCGCCGGTAGCACCGACTCGCTGCCGGTGGTCACGCTGGCCGCGTCCGGATCGCTGTCCCAGCAGCAGCTCGGGCAGCGGCTCACCGACACCGTCGCGCCGAAGCTGCGCAAGATCGACGGGGTCAAGGACGCCGACATCACCGGGGTACGCGACCAGCAGGTCACGATCACCCCGGACGCGGCGAAGCTGGCCAAGGCGGGCGTGCCGCCGACGGCGGTCGTCACCGCCCTGCAGGGCGCCGGTGCGCGGGCGTCGGCCGGTACCCTCACCGAGGGCGACAAGAGCCTGTCGGTGCAGGTCGGCGGCAAGTTCGACTCGGTCCAGCAGATCAAGAACCTGTACCTGTCGCCGGCCGCGGCGGCCGGTGCCGGCCCGCAGGGTGCCGGCCAGCCCGGCAACCCGGGTCAGCAGGGCACCGGCTCGTCCGGTGCGACCGGGCAGCAGGGCGGGCCGCAGAAGGCCGCGAAGCCGGTACGGCTGGGCGACGTGGCGAGCGTCAAGGTCACCGAATCGGCGGCCACCTCGCTGACCCGGACCAATGGCAAGCCGAGCCTCGGCGTGTCGATCACCATGAAGCCGGACGGCAACGCGGTCGCGATCTCGAAGAAGGTCCGCGACGAGCTGTCCGACCTGAAGTCCGACCTCGGCCCCGGCGGCGAGCTGACCATCGTCTCCGACCAGGCGCCGTACGTGCAGAAGTCGATCAAGGACCTGTTCACCGAGGGCATGCTGGGTCTGGTCTTCGCCGTCGTGGTGATCCTGATCTTCCTGCTGTCGGTACGGGCGACGCTGGTCACCGTGGTCAGCATCCCGGTGTCGGTGATGATCGCGCTGCTGGTGATGTGGCTGAAGGGCGACACCCTCAACCTGCTGACGCTGGGCGGGCTGACGATCGCGATCGGCCGGGTGGTGGACGACTCCATCGTCGTGCTGGAGAACGTCAAACGACATCTCGGCTACGGCGAGTCCAAGCGGGACGCGGTGCTGTCCGGGGTGCGCGAGGTGGCCGGCGCGGTCACCTCGTCGACGCTGACCACGGTCGCGGTGTTCCTGCCGATCGGGCTGGTCGGCGGCATGGTCGGCGAGCTGTTCGCACCGTTCGCGATCACCGTGGTGGTGGCGCTGCTGGCCTCGCTGCTGGTGGCGCTGACCATCACCCCGGTGCTCGCGTACTGGTTCCTCAAGGCGCCGAAGCGGGTCTCGCCGGCGGAGGCCGAGCTGGCCCGGCAGAAGGCGCTGGAGAAGGAGCGGCGCAGTCCGCTGCAGCGGGCGTACGTGCCGGTCATCCGGTTCGCCACCCGCCACCGGTTCGTCACGGTGTTGATCGCGGTCGTGGTGTTCGTCGGCACGCTGGCGCTGGCACCCGGGCTCAAGACCAACCTGCTCGACTCGTCCGGCCAGGACACGCTGAGCCTGTCGGAGAAGATGCCGGTCGGTACCAGCCTCTCGGCGACCAGCGACGCGGCGGAGAAGATCGAGGGCGTGCTGCGCCGGCACGGCGACATCAAGTCGTACCAGGCGACCGTCGGCTCGACCGGCTTCGGTACCGGCAGCTCCAACCAGGCGAGCTTCCAGGTCACCGTGACCGAGGGCACCGACACCGACGCGCTGTCCGACTCGCTGCGGCACGACATCGACGAGCTGTCCGGCGTCGGCGAGGTGACCTTCGGCGACGTCACCGGTTTCGGCGCGAGCAACGTGCAGGTGGTGGTGACCGCCCCGGACGACGCGACACTGCGCACGGCGGCGAGCCAGGTCGAGGGCGCGTTCAAGCGCACCGGGCAGCTGCGCGACGTGGAGAGCGACCTGTCGCCGACCAACCCGCAGGTGCAGGTCACCGTCGACCACCGCCGGGCCGCGCAGTACGGGCTGACCGACACCACGATCACCCAGCTCGTGCAGCAGGCCTTCCAGGGCGCGCCGGCCGCGAAGATCGAGCTGGACGGGGCCGACCGCAACGTGATCGTCCGTACCGGGGCGGCGCCGGCCACGATGGACAAGCTCAAGGCGCTGCCAGTACCGACGGCGACCGGCACGGTGCCGCTGTCGGCGGTGGCGACGGTCAAGCGGGTCAACGGTCCGGTCACCATCTCGCACACCGACCGGAATCGCAGCGCGACCGTCTCCGCGACGGCGACCAGCAGCAACACCGGCCAGGTCACCAGCGACCTGACCAAGAAGCTGGACGCGTTGAAGCTGCCCACCGGTGCCGACTGGAGCATGGGCGGCGTGGGGTCGGACCAGTCCGACGCGTTCAGGGCGCTCGGGATCGCGCTGCTCGCCGCGATCGCGATCGTGTTCATCATCATGGTGGCGACGTTCCGGTCGCTGCTGCAGCCGCTGATCCTGCTGGTGTCGGTGCCGTTCGCGGCGACCGGCGCGATCGTGGCGCTGCTGGCCAGCAACACCGCGCTGGGTGTCGCGTCGCTGATCGGTCTGCTGATGCTGATCGGCATCGTGGTCACCAACGCGATCGTGCTGATGGACCTGATCAACCAGTACCGGCGGCAGGGGATGACCGTGGCCGAGGCGGTGGTCGAGGGCGGCCGGCGCCGGCTGCGGCCGATCCTGATGACCGCCGCGGCGACGATCTGCGCGCTGATCCCGATGTCGCTCGGGTTGACCGGCAAGGGCGGGTTCATCTCGCAGCCGCTGGCGATCGTGGTGATCGGCGGCCTGGTGTCCTCGACGCTGCTGACGTTGCTGCTGGTGCCGGCGCTCTACACGATGGTGGAGGGCCGGCGGGAGAAGCGCCGGCTGCGCCGGGAGGCGGCCGAGGCGACGCCGGACGCGCGGTGCGAGCCGGCCGCCGCCGGGGCGCAGTGACGGACGCCCGGCGAGCGGTGGGCCAGGGTGGCCCTCCGCTCGCCCGGGATGACCGCCCGGTAGCGGACGAACGGTATGGCGGTTGCCATATCCGGCATCGCGCCGCGCGCGGTCGCGGTAGCCTGACAGGCCGTGGCGGCGGCCCTACCCGGCACCCATCGGGTGCGGACACCTCGTGTCGCGAGGACACCGGGTCCGCGCCCGCAGCGGAGGTGTGACGGATGACAGGCCCGAGGTCCGATCTGCGGCTGATGGTGTGGAACCTGTGCCGCGGTGGCACCGGTAGCCCGGCCGGCGACGTGCTCGACCAGATGACCGACCTGATCGGCGACGTCGCGCCCGACGTGCTGTGCTGCGTGGAGACGGAGGGCGCCACCGACCGGATCGTCGCCGGGCTGCACGCCGCCGGGCACGCCGACTACCGCGGACACCGGCTCGCCGTCGACGGGACCGACGACAACCTCGCCATCGTCACCCGGCTGCCGGTGCTCGAGCTGTTGCCGGCGCCGGCCGGGCGCACCGTGGACAGCTACAACTTCGGCGGGCTCCGGCTGCGGTTGCCCGGCGGCGGCGAGGTCGCGGTGTTCGACACGTGGCTGCGGTTCGACGTGGCGATCGCCGACGCGCTGGAGGCCACCGTCGCCGAACTGGTCGACGGCGCCGAACGCACCCGCAACGACGAGCAGCTGGCCCTGCTGGAACTGCCGCAGCTCGCCAACATCGAGGAGATCCTCACCGAGCACCTGCCCACTGCACTGGCCGACTCCGACGTGCCGGTGCTGCTCGCCGGCGGCTTCAACACCGAGTCGCACCTCGACCTCGCCGCCGGCGACCCTGCGTACCGCCGGCACGTACGACCGCAGTGGCAGGTCACCGCTCGGCTGGCGAAGGCCGGCTTCGCCGACGCGTACCGGCTCGCGCACCCGGACGCGGCGGCCGAGCCCGGCGGTACCTTCGACCGGGCGGACGGCGGGCAGCGGCTGCCGCACCGGATCGACTACGTGTTCGTCGACGAGCGGCGGGTCCGGGTGCGGGCGGCGAGGACCGTCTGGCAGCGGCTCGACCGGCACGGCCCGGGCAGCTTCTACTCCGACCACGCCGCGCTCGTGGTCGACGCGAGCATCGTCGCGTAGCCGGCACCGCGCGTTCGCGCCCGCCCCGTAGCCTGAGCCGGTGATCATCAGCCTGCCGGCGGCCCTCGGCGCCGCGGTGTTGTTCGGCGTCGCGTCCGCGCTGCAGGCCTACGCGGCACGCACCGAACCGCCCGGCTCCGGTCTGCGCGGCCTGCTCCGAGTGGTCCTGCGGCTGCCGTACCTGCTCGGGCTGGGCTGCGACCTGGCCGGGTTCGCCGCCGAGATCGTCGCGCTGCGCGGGCTGCCGCTGTTCGCGGTGCAGGCGGCCGTCGCCGGCTCGCTCGCGGTGACCGCGGTCGTGGCCGTGCCGCTGCTGTCGGCCCGGCTGTCGTCCAACGAGTGGATCGCCGTCGCCGGGGTGTGCGTGGGCCTCGCCTCGATCGGGGTCTCGGCCGGCGCCGAGGGGACGCCGACGGTCGGCGGCGCGTTCCGGTGGGGGCTGGTCGTGGCGACCGGGCTGCTGATCGTCGCGGCGCTGGCGGCGAGCCGGTTGCCGAGCCGGGCCCGGTGCACCGCGCTCGGCCTGGCCGGCGGTCTCGGCTTCGGCATCGTCGCCATCGCGGCCCGCATCCTGCCCGACCTCGCGCCGGCGCACCTGGTCCGCGACCCGGCCGCGTACCTGGTGATCGTCGCCGGGGTGACCGCGTTCGCGTCGTTCACCACCGCGCTGCAGACCGGCGCGGTCGCTGCGGCAACCGCCGCGCTGGTGCTCGGCGAATCGGTCGTGCCGTCCGCGGTCGGGGTGCTGCTGCTCGGCGACACCACCCGGGCCGGGTACTGGCCGGTCGCGGCCGGCGGGTTCGCGCTCGCCGTCGTCTCGGCGGTACTGCTGGCCCGCTTCGGCGAGCCGGCCTGACCGTGACCGACCCGGGGTCGCGTTGGCGGCTGCGAACCGGGCATCGGGCGCTGGCCGGTCGGCGGCGCGGTCGTAGGCTGGTCGGATGTTGCGCTGGCTGACCGCATTCGTGGATGTACCGGCCCCCTTTGCCGACCGCGACGTCGCGTTCTGGCAGGCGGTCACCGGTTCGACGCTCTCGGCCCGCCGGGGCGACCGGGCCCAGTTCGTCACGCTGCTACCGCCCACCGGCGACGCGTACCTGCGTGCGCAGACGGTGTTCGCCGGCGATGGCGGCAGCCACCTGGACCTGCACGCGGACGAGCCCGAGGCGCTGGCGGCACACGCCCGGTCGCTCGGCGCGACGGTGCGGTACCAGGAGCCCGGGCTCGTCGTGCTCGAGTCGCCGGCCGGGCTGGCGTTCTGCGTCGTCGCGGCGCGCGGCGAGGCGGTACGCCCCGCGCCGGTCACCCGCGACGACGGCAGCCGCAGCGTGGTCGACCAGCTTTGCCTGGACCTGCCGGCCGGCGGCTACGAGCGGGAGTGCGACTTCTGGTCGGCACTGACCGGCTGGCAGCTGCGGCCCGGATCCCGGCCCGAGTTCCACTACCTGGTCCGGCCGGCCGGGATGCCGCTGCGGTTGCTGCTGCAGCGGTTGGGCGATGCCCGGCCGGCCGCCGCGCATCTCGACCTGGCGTGCGACGACCTCGAGGCGGAGGCGGCCTGGCACGCCGCCCGGGGCGCCCGGCGCAGCCACCGCACCGCCGACTGGATCACCCTGCGCGACCCGGCTGGTCTGCCGTACTGCGTGACCCGGCGCAACCCCGACACCGGCACCACGCCGGGCTGACCGACCGACGACCGGTACCCGGGGCAGTGCCGCGGACGGGTCGTACGGCCCCGAGGTCCGGTGACCGGGCGGTTCAGGGTGTGGCGGAGCTCGGATGGCCCTGGGGTCCGGTGACCGGGCGGTTCAGGGGGTGTGGCCGGGCTCGGATGGCGCTGCGGTCCGGTGACCGGCGGTTCAGGGGTGTGCCGGGGCGAGGGAGCGGACGGCGGTGGCGACGGCGTCCGGGCGGTCGAGCATGGCAAGGTGCGCCGCGTCCGGCAGTGCCTGGTGTCCGGCGGACAGTTCGGCGGCGAGCGCGGCGGTGGCCGCCGACCACGCGGCGGCCCGGTCGGTGCCCAGACCGTACGTCGCGGCGAGCACCCGCACCGGTACCGGCGGGAACGGCGCGGCGCGCATCGCCCGCAGCGCCACCGCCTGACCCCGGTACGCGGCGAGCTCGGCGACGATGCTCGCCAGCGTCTCGCCCGACGAGTGCACGGCATCGAGCGCGTCGGGCACCGGGTCGGGCCGGGGCGGCCAGCCCGGCCGGTCCGGGCCGGTGAGCCGGCGCGCGGTGCCGAGCCGGTACGCCAGCCGCACCGCGGGCGGGCCGATCAACCGGGCGACCGGGACCGCCGCGAGCAGCGCGGACAGCGGCGCGTCGGCCTGCCGGGCCAGCGTCTCGAGCCCGCGCAGCGGCTGCTCGCTCGCTACCGCGTCGGGTTCGTAGCTGGGGTCGACGAGCACCAGGCCGGCGAGGCGGTCCGGTGCGGTCCGCGCGTACGCCTCCGCGTGCAGCGCGGCGGCCGAGTGCGCCACCACGGTGACCGGCGCGGCGGGGGAGAAGCGGTCCGCGGCGGCGGCGATCCGGGCCGCCTCCACGTCCAGTGTGGACGGTCGGGCCGAGCGCGGGGAGAGGCCGAGGCCG
This genomic interval carries:
- a CDS encoding exo-beta-N-acetylmuramidase NamZ family protein, producing MRRRALLSAAAGTVAVGATTIGAGAAPAAAHPGGRKQVRTGLQNLIDDGWQALAGAKVGMVSNPTGVDSAYRHAVDLMVEGGTVDIVGVFGPEHGFRGSAQAGSSEGTSTDPRTGLTVYDAYGATQDDWASMFGKAGIDTVVYDIQDVGARFYTYIWTLYDSMVAAAKLGLRYVVLDRPNPCGGKAYGPMMTAGYESGVGKKEIVQQHGMTTGELARFYNGEFLPSAAGRSVDLSVVQVSNWRTDQLGTDLTYLPWVLPSPNMPTQTSALVYPGTCMFEGTNAAEGRGTTRPFELIGAPYLDYHWSDRLNAADLPGVRFREAYFTPTFNKYANTLCNGLEVEIVDPARYDPIATAVHMLVEAKKYDGFAWRYDDYDPVRPYWIDKLTGSPRLRTMIDDGAGASDVIHAWSGELSAFRAQRRRYLLYSGPGR
- a CDS encoding MurR/RpiR family transcriptional regulator; this translates as MSKTANDAAPGGLIVHVSGLLPALSPAEQRVARLVIADPAAAARQTITELASAAGTSEATVIRFCRSVGMSGYPQLRIRLAAEAARRVEPPDARVVGGDIPPGADMAQIIATISFNDARAVEETAEQLDVAACEQAVAVLSAAGRVDVFGVGASGSVAADFQQKLHRIGRTAFYWPDTHTALTSAALLGKGDVALGISHTGTTTDCVDVLDQARRQGATTIALTNYPRSPIAEVADVVLTTAARETTYRSGAMASRLAQLTVVDCLFVGVAAKNRTRTKRNLEATAEAVASRRATANRRRG
- a CDS encoding DUF4232 domain-containing protein, with product MGTRHWWSDRRAFALGAVAAAAVLLAGCGSSHDDAAGSGPSGTGGHSAHGSGSPAPSGSLQISADPGSSGKSGSGGTSSGGKSTGGKGSGSGSTAASGGGAVPASKRCRPGQLKATVRPLGAAAGTHHASIILTNTGGSCQSSGYVGLQLVSASNGKIATSVLHDTAQRPRTVTLKAHATMYAPASWGAVASSGESQTGNCEPAPHGLQVALPGASGTAHAAWSYGPVCGHGAITVGPLASGSGPAGG
- a CDS encoding AMP-binding protein, which translates into the protein MAHSETTTTPTGDGTALFRAARDFLLAAEEDYDRAYREFSWPELTSFNWARDWFDAVLTAQRPDQIALRVIEEDGSDTELTFADLTERSTQLAAWLAAEGVARNERVIVMLGNQIELWETLLALLRLGAVVIPATTLLGPADLRDRVHRGEARHVVARSADAAKFADVPGSYTRIAVGEPVEGWLRYADAYGFGGLPPEPDTAATDPLLLYFTSGTTAQPKLVEHTHQSYPVGHLSTMYWLGLRPGDVHLNISSPGWAKHAWSNLFAPWNAGATVLVYNYQRFDPAALLGVLRDAAVTTFCAPPTVWRMLIQADLSAARLSLREVASAGEPLNPEVIEQVRRAWGLTIRDGYGQTETTCQIGNPPGAPLKLGSMGRPLPGYQITLVDPATDTVVTEPGVEGEICIDLDRRPVPLMTGYRDDAERNADAMRGRRYHTGDVASRDTDGYLTYVGRADDVFKAADYRISPFELESVLLEHPAVAEAAVVPGPDPVRLAVPKAYVVLAAGVAPDAATARDILRYAREHLAPYKRVRRLEFAELPKTISGKIRRVDLRKREEQVHGSGTDAAVRSTHEYWEEDLTDTP
- a CDS encoding sigma-70 family RNA polymerase sigma factor, with the translated sequence MANDTGIRTDKVAEERDLVGVYLHEISRTPLLDAAGEVDIAKAVEAGLYADKLLEAGQTVHGASKAELTRLVVEGQRAKEQFVKANLRLVVSIARRYVRSGMPMLDLIQEGNTGLVRAVEKFDYERGFKFSTYATWWIRQAISRAIAQQERTVRLPVHLVEDVNRMRNMTRQLTRELGQEPEAEQLAKGLGVSVERINELKRWSQDTVSLDTPVGDDGDTNLGDLVADTDSPSPEDLVLAGMERDRVDGLLGHLDDRSAGIVRARYGLDDGREHSLTEVAQRFSLSRERIRQLEIQALHRLRELAGSGGLDAA